In Aurantimicrobium minutum, the following proteins share a genomic window:
- a CDS encoding FAD:protein FMN transferase, whose amino-acid sequence MAVHSFETMGTMVSIRIADADLGTTDAIPVLNEVEHNFAQLNETFSLYREDSEASRIASGELALADSSELMRDEYARALQWRDRTGGAFTPHRPDGVIDLSGTIKAVAIDQAAGILTEAGFANFSVNVGGDLTTAGNQAEDIPGWITGIVEPSDRNTLLAAVRLTDEFPAMATSGSAERGEHIWLRPETTKEFVQATVIAQDIITADVLATAIISGGSETLNQITQDFSVAVVTVGLDGAVQANARFQELVAR is encoded by the coding sequence ATGGCTGTCCACTCGTTTGAGACCATGGGAACCATGGTCAGCATCAGAATTGCTGATGCTGATTTGGGCACTACTGATGCCATCCCTGTTCTCAACGAAGTGGAGCACAACTTCGCCCAGCTCAATGAGACATTTAGTTTGTATCGGGAAGACTCAGAAGCCTCCCGCATCGCCTCCGGCGAGCTCGCTCTGGCAGATTCCAGTGAACTCATGCGTGACGAATACGCCCGGGCTCTGCAGTGGCGTGATCGCACCGGCGGTGCGTTCACCCCGCATCGCCCCGATGGCGTTATTGACCTTTCAGGAACCATCAAAGCTGTTGCCATCGATCAAGCTGCAGGGATACTCACTGAAGCTGGCTTTGCCAACTTCAGTGTGAATGTTGGTGGTGATCTCACCACTGCAGGTAACCAGGCAGAGGATATCCCTGGCTGGATTACCGGCATTGTCGAACCTTCAGACCGCAACACATTGCTGGCAGCTGTTCGCCTGACAGATGAATTTCCCGCGATGGCCACCTCCGGTTCGGCCGAGCGCGGGGAACACATCTGGTTGCGTCCAGAAACAACCAAAGAGTTTGTTCAGGCCACTGTGATTGCCCAGGACATCATTACTGCTGACGTGTTAGCAACCGCCATTATTTCTGGCGGCAGCGAGACGCTCAACCAAATCACACAAGACTTTTCTGTGGCTGTAGTGACGGTTGGCTTAGATGGAGCCGTGCAAGCAAACGCGAGGTTCCAAGAGCTCGTAGCGCGTTAA
- a CDS encoding FMN-binding protein, translating into MRARSAFFAGMGSAAIIAVGWQAGVGTLVSALPESQASASGTSNSVSSATSSNSSSNSTSTTDTSAAAPAATTAPVASGPADGTYDGSLVNTRFGTVQVQAVISGGKITDVIAVKLTDADRKSIQISQQVAPMVRSEVLTAQSAHVANISGGTYTTQAYLQSLQSALDAAGFTG; encoded by the coding sequence ATGCGCGCACGTAGTGCTTTCTTCGCCGGAATGGGTTCGGCAGCCATCATTGCCGTTGGATGGCAGGCAGGAGTGGGAACTCTCGTTTCTGCTCTTCCTGAGAGCCAGGCTTCTGCCTCAGGAACCAGCAACTCTGTCTCCTCAGCAACAAGCTCTAACTCGTCCTCTAACTCGACGAGCACAACCGACACCAGTGCGGCAGCACCAGCTGCCACCACGGCACCGGTTGCCTCCGGTCCTGCCGATGGAACCTATGACGGTTCCCTCGTGAACACACGTTTTGGAACTGTTCAAGTTCAGGCAGTCATCTCCGGCGGAAAGATCACCGACGTCATCGCCGTGAAGCTCACGGATGCCGACCGGAAGTCCATTCAAATTAGCCAGCAGGTTGCCCCTATGGTTCGATCAGAAGTGTTGACTGCACAGTCCGCACACGTGGCCAACATCTCTGGTGGTACTTACACAACCCAGGCTTACTTGCAGTCCCTGCAGTCTGCACTGGATGCTGCGGGCTTCACCGGCTAA